A window of the Candidatus Planktophila sp. genome harbors these coding sequences:
- a CDS encoding heme-copper oxidase subunit III, protein MSSAAVMAHHKISRPNAVAVGTIVWLSSELMFFAALFAIYFTTRGVQGPTIWSESTHLLNIPFAAINTTVLVLSSVTCQFGVFAAERFQNHKTGKIYQINKWGMREWFALTFLMGAFFVAGQIYEYAALVHEGLTLSSTAYGSVFFVATGFHGLHVTGGLIAFLIVIVRVSKARRFTSAQATTAIVVSYYWHFVDVVWIALFSAIYLIK, encoded by the coding sequence ATGTCTAGCGCAGCCGTAATGGCCCATCACAAAATTTCACGCCCCAACGCTGTAGCAGTTGGAACTATCGTCTGGCTCTCAAGTGAGTTAATGTTCTTTGCCGCTTTATTTGCAATCTACTTCACGACTCGTGGAGTCCAGGGTCCAACAATTTGGAGCGAATCAACACATCTTCTGAATATTCCATTTGCTGCCATTAATACAACGGTCTTAGTTCTGTCTTCAGTTACCTGCCAATTTGGCGTCTTTGCCGCCGAGCGATTTCAAAATCATAAAACTGGAAAGATTTATCAAATCAATAAATGGGGAATGCGCGAATGGTTCGCATTGACATTTTTAATGGGCGCTTTTTTCGTTGCCGGTCAGATTTATGAATATGCCGCATTGGTTCACGAAGGATTAACACTTTCATCTACGGCATACGGATCAGTATTTTTCGTTGCTACAGGTTTTCATGGTCTACACGTAACGGGTGGATTAATTGCATTTTTAATCGTGATTGTTCGAGTATCAAAAGCACGACGTTTTACCAGCGCTCAAGCAACAACGGCAATCGTAGTTTCGTATTACTGGCACTTCGTCGACGTAGTGTGGATCGCACTTTTCTCCGCTATCTACCTCATTAAGTAA